From a region of the Xanthomonas rydalmerensis genome:
- a CDS encoding Lrp/AsnC family transcriptional regulator: MQNRLSPPAVAPLDAIDRAILAALAQDARMATSELARQIGLSAPATADRVRRLQHQGVIAGFTVELDPRALGYTLQAIVRVKPLPGQLHLVEELLQRIPEFVECDKVTGEDCFICRLYLRDIEHLDSILAKVTDRAETNSAIVKSTPVRRRLPPLVEDA, encoded by the coding sequence ATGCAAAACCGCCTTTCCCCACCCGCCGTCGCCCCGCTCGACGCGATCGACCGCGCCATCCTCGCCGCGCTGGCGCAGGATGCGCGCATGGCGACCAGCGAGCTGGCCAGGCAGATCGGCCTGTCGGCGCCGGCCACCGCCGACCGCGTGCGCCGGCTGCAGCACCAGGGCGTGATCGCCGGATTCACGGTCGAACTGGACCCGCGCGCGCTCGGCTACACCTTGCAGGCGATCGTGCGAGTCAAACCGCTGCCAGGGCAGTTGCACCTGGTGGAGGAACTGTTGCAGCGCATTCCGGAATTCGTCGAGTGCGACAAGGTGACCGGCGAAGACTGCTTCATCTGCCGGCTGTACCTGCGCGACATCGAGCACCTGGACAGCATCCTGGCAAAAGTCACCGATCGCGCCGAAACCAATTCCGCCATCGTGAAGTCGACCCCGGTCCGCAGGCGGCTGCCGCCGCTGGTCGAGGACGCCTAG
- a CDS encoding class III extradiol ring-cleavage dioxygenase, producing the protein MSRLPSLYISHGSPMTALQPGLVGTRLAELAATLPRPRAIVLASAHWLGRRPLVGAAAQPQTIHDFGGFPQALHAMQYPAPGAPALAEQVAELLEQAGLQPVLDPRRGLDHGVWVPLSLLYPHADIPVVPLSIQPELGPEHHLALGRALAPLREDGVLVIGSGSITHNLHDFGRYAEGKQVPYVRPFIEWTEQALRRDDVPAMLDYRRQAPFAARAHPTDEHWLPIYVAMGAAGAEGLGAQRIDAGIDAGLLAMDIYRFDGAAARAAA; encoded by the coding sequence ATGTCCCGCCTGCCTTCCCTGTACATCTCGCACGGTTCACCGATGACCGCGTTGCAGCCCGGCCTGGTCGGCACGCGCCTGGCCGAACTGGCGGCGACGCTGCCGCGGCCGCGCGCCATCGTGCTGGCCTCGGCGCACTGGCTGGGGCGGCGGCCGCTGGTCGGCGCCGCGGCGCAGCCGCAGACCATCCACGACTTCGGCGGTTTCCCGCAGGCGCTGCATGCGATGCAGTACCCGGCGCCGGGCGCGCCGGCACTGGCCGAGCAGGTCGCCGAGTTGCTGGAACAGGCCGGGCTGCAGCCGGTACTGGACCCGCGCCGCGGCCTGGACCATGGCGTGTGGGTACCGTTGTCGCTGCTGTACCCGCACGCCGACATCCCGGTGGTGCCGCTGTCGATCCAGCCCGAACTCGGGCCGGAGCACCACCTGGCGCTGGGCCGCGCGCTGGCGCCGCTGCGCGAGGACGGCGTGCTGGTGATCGGCTCGGGCAGCATCACCCACAACCTGCACGACTTCGGCCGCTACGCCGAGGGCAAGCAGGTGCCCTACGTGCGTCCGTTCATCGAATGGACCGAGCAGGCGTTGCGCCGCGACGACGTGCCCGCGATGCTCGACTACCGCCGGCAGGCGCCGTTCGCCGCGCGTGCGCATCCCACCGACGAGCACTGGTTGCCGATTTACGTGGCGATGGGCGCGGCCGGCGCGGAGGGACTCGGCGCGCAGCGCATCGACGCCGGCATCGATGCGGGCTTGCTGGCGATGGACATCTACCGCTTCGACGGCGCCGCGGCGCGTGCCGCGGCCTGA
- a CDS encoding DMT family transporter, with protein sequence MASNEIRRGAAEMVVAMLMSGTIGWLVMSSRQSPVNVVFFRCVFGAATLLILCAALGLLRRKAFSPRMLALVLLGSVTIVANWLLLFAAYGRASISMATAVYNTQPFMLVGLGAIVFRERISASTVAWLAVAFVGLVGVVRIAPAVLAVPGEYLQGVALALGAAFLYAVSSIITKHLKGTPPHLLALLQLGIGIVLLAPFAHFDALPSTRGQWLDLVVLGVVNTGVMYVLLYGAIQKLPTAMIGALSFIYPVVAIVVDRIAFGQSLAWTQVLGALLILLAAAGVNFGWRVLPLPRPARPATGTLDPGER encoded by the coding sequence ATGGCGTCCAACGAAATTCGCCGTGGTGCGGCCGAGATGGTCGTGGCCATGCTCATGTCCGGCACCATCGGCTGGCTGGTGATGTCGTCACGACAGTCGCCGGTCAACGTGGTGTTCTTCCGCTGCGTGTTCGGCGCGGCTACCCTGCTCATCCTTTGCGCGGCGCTGGGCCTGCTGCGCCGCAAGGCGTTCTCGCCGCGGATGCTGGCGCTGGTGCTGCTCGGCAGCGTCACCATCGTGGCGAACTGGCTGCTGCTGTTCGCCGCATACGGCCGCGCCTCGATTTCGATGGCCACCGCCGTCTACAACACGCAGCCATTCATGCTGGTCGGACTCGGCGCGATCGTGTTCCGCGAGCGCATCAGCGCCTCGACCGTGGCGTGGCTGGCGGTGGCGTTCGTCGGCTTGGTGGGCGTGGTACGCATCGCGCCGGCGGTGCTCGCGGTGCCGGGCGAATACCTGCAGGGCGTCGCGCTGGCGCTGGGCGCCGCATTTCTGTACGCGGTGTCGTCGATCATCACCAAGCACCTGAAAGGCACGCCGCCGCACCTGCTCGCGCTGTTGCAACTCGGGATCGGCATCGTGTTGCTGGCGCCGTTCGCGCACTTCGATGCACTGCCTTCCACCCGGGGCCAGTGGCTGGATCTGGTCGTGCTCGGGGTGGTCAACACCGGCGTGATGTACGTGCTGCTGTACGGCGCGATCCAGAAACTGCCCACCGCGATGATCGGGGCGCTGTCGTTCATCTATCCGGTGGTGGCGATCGTGGTCGATCGCATCGCCTTCGGGCAGTCGCTGGCGTGGACGCAGGTGCTCGGGGCGCTGCTGATCCTGCTGGCGGCGGCCGGGGTCAACTTCGGCTGGCGCGTGCTGCCCTTGCCGCGCCCTGCGCGACCGGCCACCGGCACCCTCGATCCCGGCGAACGCTAG
- a CDS encoding class I SAM-dependent methyltransferase, whose translation MLTIQELNRFIEAQAAEGVCVQRVWDLIGDHFVQAQASLPAEHAMERRELSFHDHVRLLGYLCLLLESVPGDLVEIGVWKGKSLVLMNEVCGRERRVIGMDPFALPNQFEEFNHYRQQLLPNARFIRGYSEFCAEHFYAMEPKVALLHIDGGHTGRNVLLDFLLYGPSVVSGGFVVFDDYGDWEYSPEVGPAVDLLRAAGYFGDFHVLGCAHGFENSYVLQRR comes from the coding sequence ATGCTCACCATCCAGGAACTCAACCGCTTCATCGAGGCGCAGGCGGCGGAAGGCGTTTGCGTCCAGCGGGTCTGGGACCTGATCGGCGACCACTTCGTCCAGGCCCAGGCCAGCCTGCCGGCCGAGCACGCGATGGAGCGGCGCGAGCTGTCCTTCCACGACCATGTGCGGCTGCTGGGCTACCTGTGCCTGCTGCTGGAGAGCGTGCCGGGCGACCTGGTGGAGATCGGGGTCTGGAAGGGCAAGTCGCTGGTGCTGATGAACGAGGTCTGCGGGCGCGAGCGCCGGGTGATCGGCATGGATCCGTTCGCGTTGCCGAACCAGTTCGAGGAATTCAACCACTACCGGCAACAGTTGCTGCCCAATGCGCGCTTCATCCGCGGCTATTCGGAGTTCTGCGCCGAGCATTTCTACGCCATGGAGCCGAAGGTAGCGCTGTTGCACATCGACGGCGGGCACACCGGGCGCAATGTGCTGCTGGATTTCCTACTGTACGGACCGAGTGTCGTCTCCGGCGGGTTCGTGGTGTTCGACGACTACGGCGACTGGGAATACTCGCCGGAGGTCGGCCCGGCCGTGGACCTGCTGCGCGCCGCCGGCTACTTCGGCGACTTCCACGTGCTCGGCTGCGCCCACGGCTTCGAGAACAGCTACGTGCTGCAGCGCCGCTGA
- a CDS encoding pentapeptide repeat-containing protein has translation MKQITGKWRNQEYLASIIDSIDSITAGRPIISDADLSGITIGPFAVLEQLKTANLFESRISDTDLSYSKLSGSANNSFFMRVSLENASLNRVILCRSEIINCSFSRSKLVINMDDTICEKTAFVKARFAGGSYGMEYGGRRVKFIDCDFTDAVFDRVEFRASTFINCIFADAKFRKCDFRGARFEAGVLPLATQFENMDIPAQCL, from the coding sequence ATGAAACAAATAACCGGCAAATGGCGCAACCAAGAATATTTGGCGAGCATCATCGACAGCATTGATTCAATAACGGCTGGACGGCCGATCATTAGCGACGCCGATCTTTCCGGCATCACCATCGGCCCATTTGCCGTCCTGGAGCAATTGAAAACCGCGAATCTCTTCGAATCAAGGATAAGCGACACCGATCTGTCTTACTCGAAACTATCGGGAAGCGCGAACAACAGCTTCTTCATGCGCGTTAGCCTTGAAAATGCCAGCTTGAACAGAGTCATTTTATGCAGATCGGAAATAATAAATTGCAGCTTCTCAAGAAGCAAGCTTGTAATAAACATGGATGATACGATCTGCGAAAAAACCGCTTTTGTCAAAGCCAGGTTTGCCGGTGGATCTTATGGAATGGAGTACGGCGGTCGCCGGGTAAAGTTCATAGACTGCGATTTTACTGACGCTGTCTTTGACAGAGTCGAATTTAGAGCATCGACATTTATCAACTGCATTTTTGCTGATGCGAAGTTCAGGAAATGCGACTTTCGTGGCGCCAGGTTTGAGGCTGGCGTTTTACCGCTGGCAACCCAGTTTGAAAATATGGACATCCCTGCTCAGTGCTTGTGA
- a CDS encoding UdgX family uracil-DNA binding protein (This protein belongs to the uracil DNA glycosylase superfamily, members of which act in excision repair of DNA. However, it belongs more specifically to UdgX branch, whose founding member was found to bind uracil in DNA (where it does not belong), without cleaving it, appears to promote DNA repair by a pathway involving RecA, rather than base excision.), with product MFQAEVVPPWSLEAWRAVARAAWCAQVVPETLAWDGDAQGGLLVGTDVATLPAQVQPPRVSAEFLALAGAVLCHRDPQRHALLYRLLWRIAGGERALLQRVTDADVHRAQQWAQAVRRDSHKMKAFVRFREVPGEQEAYIAWFEPEHHIVDRVAPFFARRFAGMRWAILTPYRSVRWDGETLQFGDGAQRADAPADDAQDALWRTYYANIFNPARLNPTMMRQEMPQKYWKHLPEAQLLPTLIRDAGQRVREMAERAPEPVRRRIPAPAPALVVAADDSLDALRAAARDCRRCPLWQPATQTVFGEGPQDAAVMVVGEQPGDEEDLSGRPFVGPAGRLFDRALQELGVDRAGLYVTNAVKHFRFEQRGKARLHRNPERAHVEACRMWLAGELARVRPRIVLCLGATAARAVLGSGFALMAQRGQWQALDDGTRALATVHPSWVLHQRGGEAGEAAYQGFVRDLRVLAAQVPMPHAGGAGD from the coding sequence ATGTTTCAGGCTGAGGTGGTGCCGCCGTGGAGCCTGGAGGCATGGCGGGCGGTGGCGCGGGCGGCGTGGTGCGCGCAGGTAGTGCCGGAGACGCTGGCCTGGGATGGCGATGCGCAGGGCGGCCTGCTGGTCGGGACCGACGTCGCGACGCTGCCTGCGCAGGTCCAGCCGCCGCGGGTGTCGGCGGAGTTCCTGGCGCTGGCCGGCGCGGTGCTGTGCCATCGCGATCCGCAGCGGCATGCGCTGCTGTACCGCCTGCTGTGGCGCATCGCCGGCGGCGAGCGCGCGCTGCTGCAGCGGGTGACCGATGCCGACGTGCACCGCGCGCAGCAATGGGCGCAGGCGGTACGCCGCGACAGCCACAAGATGAAGGCATTCGTGCGCTTCCGTGAAGTGCCCGGCGAGCAGGAGGCGTACATCGCCTGGTTCGAGCCGGAGCACCACATCGTCGATCGCGTGGCGCCGTTCTTCGCGCGCCGTTTCGCCGGCATGCGCTGGGCGATCCTCACCCCGTACCGCAGCGTGCGCTGGGACGGCGAGACGCTGCAGTTCGGCGACGGCGCGCAGCGCGCCGATGCGCCGGCCGACGATGCGCAGGACGCACTGTGGCGCACCTACTACGCCAACATCTTCAACCCGGCACGGCTCAACCCGACGATGATGCGCCAGGAGATGCCGCAGAAATACTGGAAGCACCTGCCGGAGGCGCAACTGCTGCCCACGCTGATCCGCGATGCCGGGCAGCGCGTGCGCGAGATGGCCGAGCGCGCGCCCGAGCCGGTGCGGCGGCGCATTCCCGCGCCGGCACCGGCGCTGGTGGTGGCCGCCGACGACAGCCTCGATGCGCTGCGCGCGGCGGCGCGCGACTGCCGCCGCTGTCCGCTGTGGCAGCCGGCGACCCAGACCGTGTTCGGCGAAGGCCCGCAGGACGCGGCGGTGATGGTGGTGGGCGAGCAGCCCGGCGACGAGGAGGACCTGAGCGGGCGTCCCTTCGTCGGCCCGGCCGGGCGCCTGTTCGACCGCGCGTTGCAGGAACTGGGCGTCGACCGCGCCGGCCTGTACGTGACCAACGCGGTCAAGCATTTCCGTTTCGAGCAGCGCGGCAAGGCGCGGCTGCATCGCAATCCCGAGCGTGCCCACGTCGAGGCCTGCCGGATGTGGCTGGCCGGCGAACTGGCGCGGGTGCGTCCGCGCATCGTGCTGTGCCTGGGCGCGACCGCGGCGCGCGCGGTGCTGGGCAGCGGCTTTGCGCTGATGGCCCAGCGCGGGCAGTGGCAGGCGCTGGACGATGGCACCCGTGCCCTGGCCACGGTGCATCCGTCGTGGGTGCTGCACCAGCGCGGCGGCGAGGCGGGCGAGGCCGCCTATCAGGGCTTCGTGCGCGACTTGCGCGTGCTGGCAGCGCAGGTGCCGATGCCGCACGCAGGCGGTGCCGGCGACTGA
- a CDS encoding fasciclin domain-containing protein has translation MAAPSQTAMHDHAAMSEAKPNPMVGGAPMYATKDIIDNAVNSKDHTTLVAAVKAAGLVDTLKGAGPFTVFAPTNAAFAALPAGTVDTLLKPENKEKLTQVLTYHVVPGKLDAAALLAQIKAGGGSAKLTTVQGETLIAKTRGGKVTLTDSKGNTAHVTTADVMQSNGVIHVVDKVLMP, from the coding sequence ATGGCCGCCCCCAGCCAAACCGCGATGCACGACCACGCGGCAATGAGCGAAGCCAAGCCGAATCCGATGGTCGGCGGTGCGCCGATGTACGCCACCAAGGACATCATCGACAACGCGGTCAACTCCAAGGATCACACCACCCTGGTCGCCGCGGTCAAGGCCGCCGGCCTGGTGGACACGCTGAAGGGCGCCGGCCCGTTCACCGTGTTCGCACCGACCAATGCCGCCTTCGCCGCCTTGCCGGCGGGTACCGTGGACACGCTGCTCAAGCCGGAAAACAAGGAAAAACTGACCCAGGTGCTGACCTACCACGTGGTCCCGGGCAAGCTCGATGCGGCCGCGCTGCTGGCGCAGATCAAGGCCGGCGGCGGCAGCGCCAAGCTGACCACTGTGCAGGGCGAAACGCTGATCGCCAAGACCCGCGGCGGCAAGGTCACCCTCACCGACAGCAAGGGCAACACCGCGCACGTCACCACCGCCGACGTGATGCAGAGCAATGGCGTGATCCATGTGGTGGACAAGGTTTTGATGCCGTAA
- a CDS encoding Na+/H+ antiporter, giving the protein MHSIEVVLAMLLAVVASGYLVRVLPFSLPLPLVQIGLGAIIAGVFKKGYALEPELFFLLFLPPLLFLDGWRIPKQGLFRDKGVILELALGLVVFTVLGAGFLIHWMIPTMPLAVAFALAAVVSPTDPIAVSSIAARAPIPKRLMHILEGESLLNDASGLVCFQFAVAAAITGTFSLADASLTFLWVALVGVAAGIAVVVGTSLAQRWVWRQVGEEPGAAILVNLLLPFAAYLLAEAINASGILAAVAAGIAMSYVELSGRAPGSMRVQRSAVWDMVQFTLNGIMFVLLGEQLPGIVQGAMHNMDEAGHLNPWWLPAYALAIYVGLLLLRFLWVWLSLRWTLLKARRRGEDRQSPPWRIVVATSLAGVRGAITLAGVLTLPLALPSGAAFPARDLAIFLASAVIVTSLLVASIGLPRLLRGLALPEEPNDQREEDLARRESSRAALAAVEKLRQRLVQDSEHADLYNEAANRVSALYQRHLDHGEAMESDPEEARRLDAVLRQLRHAGLQAERQELFKLTRQRKISDEIARRLIRNLDLLEARRKS; this is encoded by the coding sequence ATGCATTCGATCGAAGTGGTCTTGGCGATGTTGCTGGCGGTGGTCGCCAGCGGCTACCTGGTGCGCGTCCTGCCGTTCTCGCTGCCGCTGCCGCTGGTGCAGATCGGCCTGGGCGCGATCATCGCCGGGGTGTTCAAGAAGGGCTATGCGCTGGAGCCGGAGCTGTTCTTCCTGCTGTTCCTGCCGCCGCTGCTGTTCCTGGACGGCTGGCGCATCCCCAAGCAGGGCCTGTTCCGCGACAAGGGCGTGATCCTCGAACTGGCGCTGGGCCTGGTGGTGTTCACGGTGCTCGGCGCCGGCTTCCTGATCCACTGGATGATCCCGACCATGCCGCTGGCGGTGGCGTTCGCGCTGGCCGCGGTGGTGTCGCCGACCGATCCGATCGCGGTGTCCTCGATCGCCGCGCGCGCGCCGATCCCCAAGCGGCTGATGCACATCCTGGAAGGCGAGTCGCTGCTCAACGACGCGTCCGGCCTGGTCTGCTTCCAGTTCGCGGTGGCCGCGGCGATCACCGGCACGTTCTCGCTGGCCGATGCCTCGCTGACCTTCCTGTGGGTGGCGCTGGTCGGCGTGGCCGCCGGCATCGCGGTGGTGGTGGGCACCAGCCTGGCGCAGCGCTGGGTGTGGCGCCAGGTCGGCGAGGAGCCGGGCGCGGCGATCCTGGTCAACCTGCTGCTGCCGTTCGCCGCCTACCTGCTGGCCGAGGCGATCAACGCCTCGGGCATCCTCGCCGCGGTCGCCGCCGGTATCGCCATGAGCTACGTGGAGCTGAGCGGCCGTGCCCCGGGCAGCATGCGCGTGCAGCGCTCGGCGGTGTGGGACATGGTCCAGTTCACCCTCAACGGCATCATGTTCGTGCTGCTCGGCGAGCAGCTGCCGGGCATCGTGCAGGGCGCCATGCACAACATGGACGAGGCCGGGCACCTGAATCCGTGGTGGCTGCCCGCCTACGCGCTGGCGATCTACGTCGGCCTGCTGCTGCTGCGCTTTTTGTGGGTGTGGCTGTCGCTGCGCTGGACCCTGCTCAAGGCGCGCCGCCGCGGCGAGGACCGGCAGAGCCCGCCGTGGCGGATCGTGGTGGCGACCTCGCTGGCCGGCGTGCGCGGCGCGATCACCCTGGCCGGCGTGTTGACCCTGCCGCTGGCCCTGCCCAGCGGCGCCGCGTTTCCGGCGCGCGACCTGGCGATCTTTCTGGCCAGCGCGGTGATCGTCACCTCGCTGCTGGTCGCCAGCATCGGGCTGCCGCGGCTGCTGCGCGGCCTGGCGTTGCCGGAAGAACCCAACGACCAGCGGGAAGAGGACCTGGCGCGGCGCGAGTCCTCGCGCGCGGCGCTGGCGGCGGTGGAGAAGCTGCGCCAGCGGCTGGTGCAGGACAGCGAGCACGCCGATCTCTACAACGAGGCCGCCAACCGGGTCAGCGCGCTGTACCAGCGCCATCTCGACCACGGCGAGGCGATGGAGAGCGATCCGGAGGAGGCGCGGCGCCTGGACGCGGTGCTGCGCCAGCTGCGCCACGCCGGCCTGCAGGCCGAACGCCAGGAATTGTTCAAGCTGACCCGCCAGCGCAAGATCTCCGACGAGATCGCGCGCCGGCTGATCCGCAATTTGGATCTGCTGGAGGCGCGGCGCAAGAGCTAA
- a CDS encoding ABC transporter permease has product MNLHAIAAIYRFEMARTFRTLTQSIASPVLSTSLYFVVFGAAIGSRMGAIDGISYGAYIIPGLVMLSLLSESISNASFGIYMPRWAGTIYEVLSAPVAWWEVVIGYVGAAASKSVLLGLLILLTARAFVPYEIAHPLWMFGFLVLTALTFSLFGFIIGVWADGFEKLQVIPLMVITPLTFLGGSFYSINMLPPLWQKISLFNPVVYLVSGFRWAFYGKADVHIAVSVGMTLGFLALCLGVIWAIFRSGYRLKP; this is encoded by the coding sequence ATGAACCTGCACGCGATCGCCGCGATCTACCGCTTCGAGATGGCGCGCACCTTCCGCACGCTGACCCAGTCCATCGCCTCGCCGGTGCTGTCGACCTCGCTGTACTTCGTGGTGTTCGGCGCGGCGATCGGCTCGCGCATGGGCGCCATCGACGGCATCAGCTACGGTGCCTACATCATCCCCGGGCTGGTGATGCTGTCGCTGCTCAGCGAAAGCATCTCCAACGCCTCGTTCGGCATCTACATGCCGCGCTGGGCCGGCACCATCTACGAGGTGCTGTCGGCGCCGGTAGCGTGGTGGGAGGTGGTGATCGGCTACGTCGGCGCGGCGGCGAGCAAATCGGTGCTGCTGGGTTTGCTGATCCTGCTCACCGCGCGCGCCTTCGTGCCGTACGAGATTGCCCATCCGCTGTGGATGTTCGGCTTCCTGGTGCTGACCGCGCTGACCTTCAGCCTGTTCGGCTTCATCATCGGCGTGTGGGCCGACGGCTTCGAGAAGCTGCAGGTGATCCCGCTGATGGTGATCACGCCGCTGACCTTCCTCGGCGGCAGCTTCTACTCGATCAACATGCTGCCGCCGCTGTGGCAGAAGATCAGCCTGTTCAACCCGGTGGTGTATCTGGTCAGCGGCTTCCGCTGGGCGTTCTACGGCAAGGCCGACGTGCACATCGCGGTCAGCGTGGGCATGACCCTGGGATTCCTGGCGCTGTGCCTGGGCGTGATCTGGGCGATCTTCCGCAGCGGCTACCGGCTCAAGCCCTGA
- a CDS encoding ABC transporter ATP-binding protein encodes MSPIISVQQLTKTYAGGFQALKGIDLEIRRGEIFALLGPNGAGKTTLISIVCGLVTPSSGRVLADGHDIVRDYRAARSKIGLVPQELATDAFETVWATVRFSRGLFGKPRDDAHLERVLRELSLWDKRGSKISTLSGGMKRRVLIAKALAHEPSILFLDEPTAGVDVELRHDMWQMVRRLREQGTTIILTTHYIEEAEDMADRVGVVARGELLLVEDKRTLMRKLGKKQLALTLQAPLPALPPALAAQPLELSADGATLTYTYDAQAAQTGIGPLLRQLEAQGVEIKDLQSSESSLEEIFVNLVRPAAAAAEVRA; translated from the coding sequence GTGTCGCCGATCATTTCCGTGCAACAGCTCACCAAGACCTACGCCGGGGGCTTCCAGGCGCTCAAGGGCATCGACCTGGAGATCCGCCGCGGCGAGATCTTCGCCCTGCTCGGTCCCAACGGCGCCGGCAAGACCACGCTGATCAGCATCGTCTGCGGCCTGGTCACGCCCAGCAGCGGCCGGGTGCTGGCCGACGGCCACGACATCGTGCGCGACTACCGCGCCGCGCGCAGCAAGATCGGCCTGGTGCCGCAGGAGCTGGCCACCGATGCGTTCGAGACGGTGTGGGCGACGGTGCGCTTCAGCCGCGGCCTGTTCGGCAAGCCGCGCGACGACGCCCACCTGGAGCGGGTGCTGCGCGAACTGTCGCTGTGGGACAAGCGCGGCAGCAAGATCTCCACCTTGTCCGGCGGCATGAAGCGGCGCGTGCTGATCGCCAAGGCGCTGGCGCACGAGCCGTCCATCCTGTTCCTGGACGAACCCACCGCCGGCGTCGACGTGGAGTTGCGCCACGACATGTGGCAGATGGTGCGGCGCCTGCGCGAGCAGGGCACCACCATCATCCTGACCACGCACTACATCGAGGAGGCCGAGGACATGGCCGACCGCGTCGGCGTGGTCGCCCGCGGCGAACTGCTGCTGGTGGAGGACAAGCGCACGCTGATGCGCAAACTCGGCAAGAAGCAACTGGCGCTGACCCTGCAGGCGCCGCTGCCGGCGTTGCCGCCGGCGCTGGCGGCGCAGCCGCTGGAACTGTCCGCCGACGGCGCGACGCTCACCTACACCTACGACGCGCAGGCCGCGCAGACCGGCATCGGCCCGCTGCTGCGGCAACTGGAGGCGCAGGGCGTGGAGATCAAGGATCTGCAGTCCAGCGAGAGTTCGCTGGAGGAGATCTTCGTCAACCTGGTGCGGCCGGCCGCCGCCGCTGCGGAGGTGCGCGCATGA
- a CDS encoding putative DNA modification/repair radical SAM protein, whose translation MNTLEKLAVLADAAKYDASCASSGADKRNSLRSGGIGSTEGMGICHSYTPDGRCVSLLKILLTNFCVFDCAYCVNRVSSNVRRARFTPAEVVKLTLDFYKRNYIEGLFLSSGIIRNSDYTMEQLVEVARQLREEHRFAGYIHLKTIPDAAPELLAAAGRYADRLSINVELPTERGLAQLAPEKNVGGIRAAMGELRWRIEESKEARKAETRVRAKPPRFAPAGQSTQMIVGADGADDRAILHTSHNLYGNYRLRRVYYSAFSPIPDASSKLPLQAPPLQREHRLYQADWLLRFYDFSVEEIAPPTTSGMLDLDVDPKLAWALRNPERFPVDLNTAARELLLRVPGLGTRNVERLLLARRHARLRVEDLARLRVPLKKLLPFVSVLDHHPRQRLDDPQRLRAQLAPAPRQGGLFD comes from the coding sequence GTGAATACCCTCGAAAAACTCGCCGTGCTCGCCGACGCGGCCAAGTACGACGCGTCCTGCGCCTCCAGCGGCGCCGACAAGCGCAACTCCCTGCGCAGCGGCGGCATCGGCAGCACCGAGGGCATGGGCATCTGCCATTCGTACACGCCCGACGGGCGCTGCGTGTCGCTGCTGAAGATCCTGCTGACCAACTTCTGCGTGTTCGACTGCGCGTACTGCGTCAATCGCGTCTCCAGCAACGTGCGCCGCGCGCGCTTCACCCCGGCCGAAGTGGTCAAGCTGACTCTGGATTTCTACAAGCGCAACTACATCGAAGGCCTGTTCCTCTCCAGCGGCATCATCCGCAACAGCGACTACACCATGGAGCAACTGGTGGAAGTGGCGCGGCAACTGCGCGAGGAGCACCGCTTCGCCGGCTACATCCATCTCAAGACCATTCCCGACGCGGCGCCGGAACTGCTCGCCGCCGCGGGCCGCTACGCCGACCGGCTCAGCATCAACGTGGAGTTGCCGACCGAACGCGGCCTGGCGCAACTGGCGCCGGAGAAGAACGTCGGCGGCATCCGTGCGGCGATGGGCGAGTTGCGCTGGCGCATCGAGGAGAGCAAGGAAGCGCGCAAGGCCGAGACGCGGGTGCGCGCCAAGCCGCCGCGCTTCGCCCCGGCCGGGCAGAGCACGCAGATGATCGTCGGTGCCGATGGCGCCGACGACCGCGCGATCCTGCACACCAGCCACAATCTCTACGGCAACTATCGCCTGCGCCGGGTCTACTACTCCGCGTTCAGTCCGATTCCCGACGCCTCCAGCAAGCTGCCGCTGCAGGCGCCGCCGTTGCAGCGCGAGCACCGTCTGTACCAGGCCGACTGGCTGCTGCGGTTCTACGACTTCTCGGTGGAGGAGATCGCCCCGCCCACCACCAGCGGCATGCTCGATCTGGACGTGGACCCCAAGCTGGCGTGGGCGCTGCGCAACCCCGAGCGATTCCCGGTGGATCTCAATACCGCCGCGCGCGAACTGTTGCTGCGCGTGCCGGGATTGGGCACGCGCAACGTCGAGCGCTTGCTGCTGGCGCGGCGGCATGCGCGGCTGCGGGTCGAGGACCTGGCGCGGTTGCGGGTGCCGCTGAAGAAACTGCTGCCGTTCGTCAGTGTGCTCGACCACCATCCGCGGCAGCGGCTGGACGATCCGCAACGGCTGCGCGCGCAGCTGGCGCCGGCGCCGCGGCAGGGTGGGTTGTTTGACTGA